A DNA window from Hordeum vulgare subsp. vulgare chromosome 1H, MorexV3_pseudomolecules_assembly, whole genome shotgun sequence contains the following coding sequences:
- the LOC123400465 gene encoding D-3-phosphoglycerate dehydrogenase 3, chloroplastic-like, producing MPCSVPGGIRSRGGTPAPRAALRTGPRSGRGTLRLPRPIQAPPGHLLSQAQRLPGPDPPRATDPIGLPRPDQPSFPAGPMAQVSHIAAGRICVSAPAAPAASTASPPASTTVAVEGKPTVFVAERMGAAGLPLVQEFAIDCSYGLSPEELRAKTSLCDALIVRSGTKVGRDVFEASGGRLRVIGRVGVGIDGVDLTAATKHGCLVVNAPTANTVAAAEHGIALMCAMAPNIAQADTSLKAGCY from the exons ATGCCTTGCTCGGTCCCGGGAGGGATCCGGTCGAGGGGAGGAACCCCCGCGCCTCGCGCCGCCCTGCGGACCGGCCCCCGCAGCGGCCGAGGGACCCTTCGGCTACCTCGGCCCATCCAGGCGCCGCCAGGCCACCTCCTCTCCCAGGCCCAGCGCCTCCCTGGCCCAGATCCACCCCGCGCCACCGACCCCATAGGCCTGCCTCGCCCCGACCAGCCCAGCTTCCCAGCCGGCCCGATGGCCCAAG TCTCCCACATCGCCGCCGGCCGCATCTGTGTCTCCGCGCCCGCGGCTCCCGCCGCATCGACCGCGTCCCCGCCCGCTTCCACAACGGTGGCCGTTGAGGGTAAGCCCACGGTGTTCGTAGCCGAGAGGATGGGCGCCGCAGGGCTGCCGTTGGTCCAGGAGTTCGCCATCGACTGCTCCTACGGCCTCTCCCCCGAGGAGCTCCGGGCCAAGACCTCGCTCTGCGATGCGCTCATCGTGCGCTCTGGCACCAAGGTCGGCCGCGATGTCTTCGAGGCCTCCGGCGGCCGGCTCCGCGTCATCGGCCGCGTGGGCGTCGGGATCGACGGCGTCGATCTCACCGCCGCCACCAAGCACGGCTGCCTCGTCGTCAACGCGCCCACAGCCAACACCGTCGCTGCCGCCGAGCACGGCATCGCGCTCATGTGCGCCATGGCCCCGAACATCGCCCAAGCCGACACATCCCTCAAGGCTG GTTGCTATTGA